The following is a genomic window from Bordetella sp. H567.
CGTGCGGGCGTTGGTATGGGTGATCCAGCAGGGCAACTGGCGCGGGTGCATGGCGGCCGTACCCATGAAGGAAAACACCGGTACGGGGTCAAGATCGCCGGGCTGCTCCTCCAGGACGCTGTAATCGATGGTGCGGCCATCGATGCGGGGCGGTGTGCCGGTCTTCAGACGACCCTGCGGCAGCTTCAGTTCTTTCAAGCGTTGACCCAGCGTGGTCGCCGGCGGATCGCCCGCGCGACCCGCGGTGTAATTCTGCAACCCTACATGGATAAGTCCGTTCAGGAACGTGCCGGCCGTCAACACGACCGTACGGGCACGGAATTTCAAACCGATTTGCGTGACCGCGCCCACAACACGATCGCCCTCCACCATCAAGTCGTCCACGGCCTGCTGAAACAGCCACAGGTTGGGCTGGTTTTCCAGGCGCGCGCGTATGGCTTTACGGTAGAGAACCCGATCCGCCTGCGCACGGGTGGCGCGCACGGCCGGGCCTTTGGAACCGTTCAAGATACGGAATTGGATACCCGCCTCATCCGTGGCCAGCGCCATGGCGCCACCCAAGGCGTCGATCTCTTTCACGAGATGACCTTTGCCTATGCCGCCAATGGAAGGATTGCAGGACATCTGACCCAGCGTTTCGATATTGTGGGTCAGGAGCAATGTCTTCGCGCCGGTGCGGGCGGACGCCAAGGCAGCCTCTGTGCCGGCATGTCCACCACCCACCACTATGACGTCGAACTCGCGGGGATAATCCATGATGTGTGGGGTGAAAGAGCTTTGGTTGGCAATTATAGAGGCTCCGCCTGGAGGCGGTGTTTCACGTGAAACACTGGGTACCCTGCCCGCTCTTCGGAATGGAAGGCCGGCACTGGATGATGTCTCACGTGGAACAACGCCCCTTCGCAGGCGCCTCGCCGGCACCACGATAGGGATTGTTTCACGTGGAACATCGGTAAGGCTTCCGTATCTATAAACCGCGAATAACCACCGAAGGCAGCGCCGACATGGCAGGAGACGTCTTGTCTCCACGCCCAACCTTCATGGTGGCTGCCGCCAGTGCTGCGGGCCCGGAGCCGAGGCTGGCTCCGATCCAGGTCGCTACAGATCGCGATCTCAATGGCATTCCTCCTCCACGCTGGTGGGAACCGGCCCGATCCCGCGTCTTGCCGAGAGTCCCAGATATCGACTCGTTACGTGCGACCCCTGGGCGACGAACTACGCCCCCTATCTGTCAGCCGACCGCCTGTAGGCACCTAGGCACCGCCGCTCAGGCGCACCAGATAGCGCGAAGACGGCTAGGCGTCCCTAGCTCTAATGCAATCCACTACGACATACCTGCGACCGGGGTGCCTACCGCTCGTATAGCGTCTCAGCGTGGGACCATAGCCGCGTCTCGCCCCGCCACTGGCGGCAATAACCGACCTATCCGCCGTCCTATTACAACGGGGCCGTCTGCGCTGTGACGGAGCGACGCGTTGTCGCACGTGTTAGCCCGCGCAGGATATACATATAGAGTGGGTACGTCCGACCTGGGAGCGCGTCGCTATTTTGGGGACTACGCCGGCCGTAAATCTACACTCGCACGTTTCAAGACGGCCGCGCGGATCCGACGGCCCGCAACTGCATAGCGGCGCTAACTAGGGTGGCCGCCAGCCCATGTTTCACGTGGAACATAATCGGGCAAGCCCGGTGAAGGAACGCTCGAACTTCCGACGCGGTCAGTTCGCCCAGGGGCCGTGGGTCAGAGGCTGAGGCCGCCGATAAGCGTTCCGCCATCGCGCGCAGCTTCGTGTGTGGGACCGTGGTGCGAAAACCAGGCTGCCCGCATCGCCGCGCGGGCCAGCAGCCCGCCTAACCGGGCCCGTATGCCACCATCGACCGTCCAGATAACACCGCGGTAGACCGGTGAAAACCACATCTTTGATCTGTGAATATCGGCCGATGCAAACGGCTCAGGCGCCCTCATAATGCCCTACCGCTCAGGTCATACCGCTACGTGCGGTCGCGGGGGACCGATACGGCCTAAGCTCAACGCCCCGGGTTACCGGGCAAAGATTCCCATATCGTGGCAGGCGCCGAACCATAAAGGTATCCAAGGAAGGTGAAGCACCTTTGGACAGGCGGCACGAGTTAAAGCCCCAACCCGTTTCTTCTACTACAGCACCCTAGAACTTATACGCACACGCAGACCACCGCGGAAGCGCCAATTGGGATAACTCCAGTTTGCCTGCCCGCACAGCAGCACGGGTCGGAGTCTGTTCCACGTGGAACACAGCTTATGTCCTAAGCCATCGGCGGGATATGCCGCGCATCGTATTCTCCAACGGGATACAAAGCCGACCCCGCAGCTTGCCCCGGGTGAACTGCTGAATCTGAACGCCGTTCGGACGCGCCGAGCGGCCAAATCGCCCCTCCAATCGAAGCTATCCACAGAAGTACCCACAAGCCAGCCACCCCCAGCGTCCTTAGATGTACACGCTGGGGATAGTTTTGTGAACAACCGAAGCGACGGGGGATGAAGCCAGAGCGACAGAAGTACGTCCGGCTCATTGGAGCGGGATAAATTTACAAAAAACGGGGAAAAACAGGGTCCAGCGAGACACCGTGGCTATAGAAATTACCAAACAGCGTGTGCAAACCCCGGAATACGGATGGATTCCTCCCGCAGACAAAAGGGCACAGGATTGTGAATAACCGCCCTTTGGACCGTACATGCGACGTGGCCCAACGCGACTTATGGACCACCCGCCAGCGGATTCCGGGCAGATATCCCAGACTTATGCACAGGCTTATTCAACTCACGGAAAACACAACGCCCCAGGGGGCCGGGGTGGCTGCTGGGGCGATAAAGGCCGGACTCGCCGGCACCGCGCGGAGCGGTGGAATAAGTGTGTGATCTTGCTTAAAGCGGCCGGATCTCTGCGGCTTGAGGACCTTTGGGGCCGTCCTTGACTTCGAACTCCACGTCCTGGCCTTCGTTCAAGCTGCGATAGCCACGCCCCTGAATTGCCGAGAAATGCGCGAAGACGTCGACACCGCCGGCGTCAGGGGTGATAAACCCATAACCCTTGTCGGCGTTGAACCACTTCACTTTGCCCTTCTGAACCATTTGTGTAACGTCCTATAAAAACACAATGCTGTGCGCAGATGCGATTCAAGGACGTTGACGCGAACGTGTTACGACCGATTCCCTCCATGACGCGGCCATGGCTGAAAACACAGGTCTCATGCGAAACGAGACAGACGCTCGGCTTGAATACAACGGCGAAACGAGCATACTCAGGCGCGATGAGAGGGACAAATAGTTGTTTACCCCAATGTCGTTTTTTTTTAACTTGGCTCACAAGTTCCTGACCGCGACGGCGTCTCCATCGGGCATCTTCGCCCCCACTACAGCGGGCACGCTGGCCGCCCGACGGGACTCTCGTTCCCCGCTGCCGTCCCCAGGCTTGGGGCCCGCCAGCCTGTCGCCGCGAAGCCTAGGCTTGTCCAACACCGGTGGGATGGTGGGATACTTCCTAACCCTTCACCGTCCCGGTGCTTTCCTTCCGTCAACACACTACCGACCATGATTCGTTCCAAGCTGCCCGACGTCGGCACAACGATTTTTACCGTCATGAGCCGCCTGGCCATCGAACACAAGGCGATCAACCTGGGCCAGGGCTTCCCTGATTTCAACCCCGATCCCGCACTGCTCGCCCTGGTATCCAAGGCCATGGCTGACGGCCATAACCAGTATCCCTATATGCCGGGCGTAGCGCCGCTACGCGAATCCATCGCGAAGAAGACGCAGGCGCTGTACGGTCACGCCTACGACCCGGAAACGGAAATCACGGTTACCAGTGGCGCCACGGAAGCGCTGATGGCGACGATATTGGCGGCGGTGAATACCGGCGACGAAGTCGTGGTCATCGAGCCTTGCTACGACTCCTACCTGCCGGGCATACGCCTGGCCGGCGGCACCGCAGTGCCAGTACCGCTTCGCGCGCCCACGTCGGACGACCCCTACTACCGCATCGATTGGCAGCGCGTGCGCGACGCCATCACGCCGAAAACCCGCCTGCTCATGTTGAACTTTCCGCATAACCCCACGGGTGCCATCCTGGAGGATGCCGACCTGGACGCGCTGGAGTCCATCGTGCGGGATACGGGCGTCCTGCTGGTGTCAGACGAGGTCTACGAACACATCGTTTTCGACGGCCGGCAACACGCCAGCCTGTCGCGTCGCCCCCTGTTGGCCGAGCATGCGTTCGTGATTTCTTCTTTTGGCAAGACGTATCACACCACGGGATGGAAACTGGGTTATTGCTGCGCGCCCCGCCACTTGACGGCTGAACTGCGCAAGGTCCATCAATTCATGGTGTTCACCGTACCGTCCCCCATGCAGTTCGCCTATGCCGAATACATGGAAAACCCGGCACCCTACCTGGAGCTGCCGGCATTCTACCAGGCCAAGCGCGACCGCCTGCAGGCTGGACTGCGGAGCACCCGGTTTCGGCCACTGCCCAGTCCGGGGACGTTTTTCATGATGGCCGACTACAGTGCGATATCGCAATTACCGGAGGCCGAATTCGCGCGTTGGCTCACGACGGAGCACGGCGTTGCCGTGATACCGATATCGGCCTTCTATCAAATCCCGGATGCGCCGGAATCGAATCACAAACTGGTCCGCTTCTGCTTTGCCAAACGGGACGAGACGCTGGATCAAGCCCTGGAGCGTTTGAGCCGGGTGTAGACGCGCGAAGATATCTGACCATGGGTGGGGCAGCCTTCGGCTGCCCTTTTCTTTTCCTGGGGCCCGTAGGAGCCACCACGGGCCTGCATTAGAGCCGGAGGCACTGTGACCTCATGTCCAGAAGCAGGAACCGGCTGTGCGAGCGCTTGCGGTCGGATACACCCAACCGTGCTGGTGATGAACCCGTTCGGCCAGGCGCGGCGTGGGTAGCTTAGTGTTTTATATCTTCTCTTCTATATAAAAAGAATGGTGGTAATGGGTGTCTGTGGATAACTGGACAAATCTCAATTCACCAATCCTATCAGGCGCTTGCGCGAGATATTGGGTGTGCGCTAGCCATGTTTGGACGCGTACGTGAAGTTGAACAACTTCCGGGGGGGCTTCAAACCAGCCGGTTGTTCTCCGCCGGTCCACAATGTGTGCACAGCCTCCGTAGCAGGGGTTATGCACAGTGCCGCAGGCGTGAACGCAGAATCCGGCGCACATTTCGCCCATCCCGGTGGCCACAGTGCCCCGGAACACCCCTGCTGCGCGCCACTGCCGCCGGCGTGACAACACCCAGCGGAAAGGCTCGGTTCGCGGCCGCGTCGGCGTAGCGAAGTGTCGATTTGTAGCCTGGCAACCCCGGCATCCCGCCCCGACGCCGACAAAGGCCCTGTACGGGGTCTGTACGCGTGCGGCGGTTGTTCCGATACCCCGGACGTCGGGAACCCTCTTCGAGCGTACCTGCGGGTTCTCAGTGCCCCGTATCCCTATCGGTGAAGCCACTCCCCATCCATGTAGGCCCGGAGCAACTCCAGGGCAGGAATGCGAGATAAGCGCGGAGTAGTAACTCCGCATTCGCGGGGGTGGTGGGACGAGAGAATGTTTTCACATCTCTTTTCTATATATATAAAGACTAATGGTAATGGGTGTCTGTGGATAACTGCATAACTCCGGGAAACTGCGTCGCGACAAGGCCTTGGCGACGTTTGCGCTTGTGCAGGAGTCATGTTTGCCCCGGCGGACTTACATGAGCAACTTCCGAGGGCCTTCCTTACGCCGGCTTTATGCCCAAACCATCCACATCGTTTTCACACAGCTTCCCCATAGACGGTATCCACAGGCCGTCCGTGCCTAGGTGCGGAGCCATGATGATATTGGGGACGTACCGCGAGACGACCCTGCCTAGCCGGACCATGAGGTCTTTCCTCAAGGACGGGCCTAAACAGGCCCGTAGCTGGGATTCCTCTGCATAATGGAATTTAGTTTTCAAAATTAAGGGTTTACCCTAATCGGCCGCCGCGCAAAAATATGACCGTTCCACCGGCCCATAGGGCCGGGGCCCCATGGGCCTTTGTTCTTTGGAGAGTGTCATGAAAGCCATTGCGACTTCCCTGTTTGCTACGCTAGTCCTGATGGGCGGTGTCGCCCACGCGGATCCCACGATCGCCGGCGGCGGATACCCGGACGGCGCCGCCGGCACCCTGCTGGCAGGCAGTGCCGGATCCGACGACGCCGGCCACACCCTGCTGGCGGGCAGCGACGGATCCGACGATGCCGGCCATACCCTGCTGGCAGGCAACGACGGATCCGACGATGGGCGCCCCACCCTGCTGGCGGGAAGCGGCGGTACGGACGATACCGGCCAAACGATGCTGGCCGTAGGCGGGGATTCCGGTGATGCCGCCGGCACAATGCTGGCCACCGGCTCCGACGACGGCTCGACCCAATTGGCCTGACCGAGTCAGTTCTGCTGGAACGCGTCGGCGAATTCGTCGGAAAAAATGTCAGCGAGGGCCACGCGCAACGCGGCGGCTCGTTCAGCGCCGTAGGCGCGTTCGAACCGGTTCTGTGCCTGGCGCCATAAGCGCGTGGCTTCCGCCAACTTGCGCCGGCCTTCCGGCGTGAGCTGGACCCTGCGGCTGCGTCCATCGTGGGCGTCGCGGATTTGCACCAGGTAACCGTCGCGTTCCAACGGCTTGAGGTTGTGCGCCAGGGCGGAACGATCCAGCACCATGGCGTGCGCCAGTTCCGTCATGGTCGGCGTACCGGCACGGTCCACGTGCAGCAGGATGGATCGCTGGGACGACTTCAGGCCGGAAGGCGCAAGTACGCTGTCGTAAAGCTGCGTGACGCGCCGCGTGGCCTTGCGCAAGGCCACGCCGTTGCATACGCCTGGGTCTTTCAAGTCTGATTTCGGCATGGCAGGTAGGGGGCAGGCCCGGCACGGCCGGGCGACGAACGCCTCAGCGCGTGCGCGCATCGATTTTATTCCTCCTTTCCGCGTTGACGTTATGGGCACATGCAAGTAAATTGGCCAGATACTTGCATATGCCAGCAAATCCGTACATAGGCGTCACGCTCCTTCCGCCATGACATCCGCTTCCCCCACCGCGACGGTGCCGGTCGCCAATCCCCGACTGCAAGCCATGCTGCAAGCGCCGGTGGCCGCAACGCTTGTGCGGCTGAGCTGGCCCAATATGTTGATGATGCTGGCGCAGTCTTCCACCGGCTTGATCGAGACCTGGTTTCTCGCCAAGCTCGGCACCGACGTTCTGGCCGGCGTCGCCGTGGTTGTCCCGGTGCTGATGCTGATGCAAAACATGTCGCAAGGCGCCATGGGCGGGGGGATTTCCTCCGCGATCGCCCGCGCGCTGGGCGCGGGCCGGCGCGAGGAGGCGAACCACCTGGTGCGACACGCCGTTGCGCTGAACGGGGGTATCGGCGCGGTGTTCACCGTGCTGCTGCTGGCTTTCGGCCGTCCGCTGTTTCATCTGCTGGGTGCGGACGGCCCCGCCCTGGATGCCGCCGCGGCCTACGGCCACGTGGTATTTGGCGGCTTGCCCTTGCTCTGGACCATGAATGCGCTGGCGAGCGTGATCCGCGGTACCGGAAACATGCTTGTGCCGGGTGCGGTGATCTGCGGCGGCGCGGTGTTGTTGATCCCGCTTTCGCCCTGCCTGATATTCGGCCTGGGGCCGTTGCCCCCACTGGGTGTGGTGGGCGGCGCCTGGGCCTTGCTGCTGTACTACATCGGTGGAACGCTGATCCTGGGCGCCTACTGCCTGGGCGGACGCAATCCGGCGCGACTGGTGCGTGGGGCGCTGCAATGGCCGATGATGCGCGGAATCCTGTCCGTGGGCGGCTTCGCCTGTCTGAATCCGGTATTGACGAACACCATCATCGCCGTAACCGGCGCGCTGGTCGGCGCCTACGGCGGAACAGCTGCGCTGGCCGGCTATGCGACGGCCGCCCGCCTGGAATATCTGCTGATGCCCCTCGCTTTCGGGCTGGGCGCGCCGATGGTGGCAATGGTGGGATCGAATATCGGCGCCGGGCAGAATGAAAGAGCACGGCGCATTGCGCTGGTAGGAGGCGCCATGGCGTTTGTGCTGGCCGAGGCCGTCGGCCTGATCGCCGCCGCGTTTCCCTACGCCTGGCTGCGCCTGTTCGGCACGGATGCGCATCTGCTGGAAGCGGGGGCGACGTATCTGCGCATCGTGGGCCCTTTCTATGGATTCTTCGCGCTGGGTTTTTCGCTCTATTTCGCCTCGCAGGGCGCCGGCAAGCTGAAATGGCCGCTGACCGCCGGCGCGCTGCGTCTGGCCCTATATGTCGGCGTCGGCGGCGCCCTGCTGGCGGCTTGCCATTCGCTGCCGGTCTTCTATGCCCTGGGCGCCATCGCGATGGTTACGTATGGATCGGTCGTGGTCTGGTCCGTGGCATCGCGCACCTGGTTTCGCCAATCGGGCCGGATGGATGTTTGATAGGCCCCACGTTCAGTCGGTAATGACAGGCCAAGCGGCTGCGACGCCAGGTGCATAATCCCTTCTGAACCATCCGGACCATCGCATATGGCCACGCATTTTCAGGAGGGGGCAGCGCAATGAATGCACCGCATGAGATCGTCGACGAAGCCATCCGCTCACGCCGCAGCGTGCGTGGATTCCTGCCGACGCCCATACCCATGGAAACGATCAGGGAGATCCTGACCGTTGCGTCGTACGCCCCCAGCGGGAGCAATATCCAGCCATGGAAAGTGCATGTGATCACCGGCCAGACCCGCGATGCCCTGTCGGCGGCCTTGCTGGATGCGCATGCGAACAACCAGCCGGAGACGCGCGAGTATCACTACTACCCGACCAAATGGCGCAGTCCTTATATCGAGCGGCGCCGGCAGACGGGCTGGGGCCTTTATTCCACCGTCGGTGTCGCCAAAGGCGACCGCGAAGGATCGGCGCGGCAGCATGGGCGTAACTATGCCTTCTTCGGCGCGCCGGTAGCCTTCATTTTCTGCATCGACAACGACCTGGAAAAGGGCAGCTGGCTGGACTTCGGCATGTTCC
Proteins encoded in this region:
- a CDS encoding pyridoxal phosphate-dependent aminotransferase, producing MIRSKLPDVGTTIFTVMSRLAIEHKAINLGQGFPDFNPDPALLALVSKAMADGHNQYPYMPGVAPLRESIAKKTQALYGHAYDPETEITVTSGATEALMATILAAVNTGDEVVVIEPCYDSYLPGIRLAGGTAVPVPLRAPTSDDPYYRIDWQRVRDAITPKTRLLMLNFPHNPTGAILEDADLDALESIVRDTGVLLVSDEVYEHIVFDGRQHASLSRRPLLAEHAFVISSFGKTYHTTGWKLGYCCAPRHLTAELRKVHQFMVFTVPSPMQFAYAEYMENPAPYLELPAFYQAKRDRLQAGLRSTRFRPLPSPGTFFMMADYSAISQLPEAEFARWLTTEHGVAVIPISAFYQIPDAPESNHKLVRFCFAKRDETLDQALERLSRV
- a CDS encoding nitroreductase — translated: MNAPHEIVDEAIRSRRSVRGFLPTPIPMETIREILTVASYAPSGSNIQPWKVHVITGQTRDALSAALLDAHANNQPETREYHYYPTKWRSPYIERRRQTGWGLYSTVGVAKGDREGSARQHGRNYAFFGAPVAFIFCIDNDLEKGSWLDFGMFLQNIMVAARGRGLHSCPQAALANYPDIVKPLLGIGPDQTLVCGLSMGYEDPDCVANRFRPPRMALEEFVTHHD
- a CDS encoding MATE family efflux transporter, which produces MTSASPTATVPVANPRLQAMLQAPVAATLVRLSWPNMLMMLAQSSTGLIETWFLAKLGTDVLAGVAVVVPVLMLMQNMSQGAMGGGISSAIARALGAGRREEANHLVRHAVALNGGIGAVFTVLLLAFGRPLFHLLGADGPALDAAAAYGHVVFGGLPLLWTMNALASVIRGTGNMLVPGAVICGGAVLLIPLSPCLIFGLGPLPPLGVVGGAWALLLYYIGGTLILGAYCLGGRNPARLVRGALQWPMMRGILSVGGFACLNPVLTNTIIAVTGALVGAYGGTAALAGYATAARLEYLLMPLAFGLGAPMVAMVGSNIGAGQNERARRIALVGGAMAFVLAEAVGLIAAAFPYAWLRLFGTDAHLLEAGATYLRIVGPFYGFFALGFSLYFASQGAGKLKWPLTAGALRLALYVGVGGALLAACHSLPVFYALGAIAMVTYGSVVVWSVASRTWFRQSGRMDV
- a CDS encoding cold-shock protein: MVQKGKVKWFNADKGYGFITPDAGGVDVFAHFSAIQGRGYRSLNEGQDVEFEVKDGPKGPQAAEIRPL
- a CDS encoding MarR family winged helix-turn-helix transcriptional regulator → MPKSDLKDPGVCNGVALRKATRRVTQLYDSVLAPSGLKSSQRSILLHVDRAGTPTMTELAHAMVLDRSALAHNLKPLERDGYLVQIRDAHDGRSRRVQLTPEGRRKLAEATRLWRQAQNRFERAYGAERAAALRVALADIFSDEFADAFQQN